One window from the genome of Musa acuminata AAA Group cultivar baxijiao chromosome BXJ1-4, Cavendish_Baxijiao_AAA, whole genome shotgun sequence encodes:
- the LOC135652742 gene encoding MDIS1-interacting receptor like kinase 2-like: protein MASQLHNWRLLSTTLLLLLLLSLHLVSVTASLGSQARTLLHWKSTLHGQQFLESWNLSSNPCNWTGVTCNLTHRGRPVITDMSLPNMSLEGPLDALNFSTLRSLVGLNLSYNQLDGVIPPTISALSNLVYLDLIGNRFTGKLPVEIGSMKALQFLYLNKNQLSGCVPPSLGNLTGLLHLHLRDNQLTGFIPQELGRLQKLMHLTLGKNQLSGFIPPSLGNLTNLYQLSLYQNHLSGFIPRELGNLLNLVQLGLFNNSLTGHIPFFMGRNQTKLEKLYLGVNELSGFIPPEIGNLNELTQLFLPDNQISGPIPSTFGNLTQLMGMDLHDNQLFGSIPPSLGNLRNLTDLSLFNNRLSGRLPAELNNITGLTSLLLSDNFFSGDLPSNICKGRTLQYLSLSNNSFRGQLPGTLKNCTGLIRVRLEQNQLTGDISQLLGVYPHLSYMDLRFNRLSGALPPDWGRWDNLTFLAISNNNITGAIPPEFGNLKELRELDLSSNYIQGEIPKSLGRLPHLYKLNLSCNRLGGEVRIEFGRMPDLEILDLSVNSLTGRIPSQIGICLKLRSLKLNGNKFGGGIPAEISSLEYLQDALDISHNSLTGEIPSQFSKFTMLQILNLSHNNLSGGLPSSLSAMISLLIIDVSYNELEGAVPESPVFRKAPAKWFVHNKGLCGVVKGLPPCLSYTARKDDGSKHHRAIISAIIASVVVLFILLVFLGAFSLFQKTKKHSMPSENNGNKEGMTFCVFNFDGRYAYKDIVAATEDFNEKYCIGSGAYGSVYRAELASGQMLAVKKIHLQEDETTSNEQSFQNEIHTLTQIRHRNIVKLYGFCSSARHKFLVYEYMERGSLGSLLRSEAAAAELDWVKRVNIVKDVARALSYMHHDCDQPIVHRDITTNNILLDSELKACVSDFGIARLLKPDSSNWSMLAGTYGYLAPELAYEMRVTTKCDVYSFGVVTLELLIGGHGEGLVSVLSLPSSPKNTLVKYVLDQRPSLPTTEVADEVAAVLRLALCCVEHDPESRPTMKQVFGTLSTVNTLPSLPSLDVLKLSDLMNAKI from the exons ATGGCATCCCAGCTGCACAACTGGCGGCTCCTCTCCACCActctcctcctcctgctgctgctcTCTCTTCATCTTGTCTCGGTGACAGCTTCACTCGGGTCACAAGCGAGAACCCTACTCCACTGGAAGTCCACCCTTCACGGCCAGCAATTCCTTGAATCCTGGAATCTCAGCTCTAATCCGTGCAATTGGACTGGAGTTACGTGCAACCTTACGCACAGAGGACGCCCTGTCATCACCGACATGTCCCTGCCGAACATGAGCTTAGAAGGGCCACTCGATGCTCTCAACTTCTCAACGCTGAGATCACTCGTCGGTCTCAACCTCTCCTACAACCAGCTCGACGGCGTCATTCCTCCGACCATCTCGGCTCTCTCCAACCTTGTATATCTTGATCTCATAGGCAACCGGTTCACGGGCAAACTCCCGGTCGAAATAGGCTCCATGAAGGCGCTCCAGTTCCTATATCTCAATAAGAATCAGTTAAGTGGTTGTGTCCCTCCATCCTTGGGCAATCTTACCGGGCTTCTGCACTTGCACCTGCGAGATAATCAACTTACAGGTTTCATACCTCAGGAGCTTGGAAGACTTCAGAAGTTGATGCATCTTACACTTGGGAAGAACCAACTATCTGGCTTCATCCCTCCCAGTTTAGGGAACTTGACGAACCTATACCAGTTGTCTCTCTATCAAAATCATCTCTCGGGATTCATCCCCAGAGAATTGGGAAATCTATTAAACCTTGTGCAACTTGGGCTCTTCAATAATAGTCTAACAGGTCATATCCCTTTCTTTATGGGAAGAAATCAAACTAAATTAGAGAAACTTTATCTTGGGGTTAATGAATTGTCAGGCTTTATCCCTCCGGAAATAGGAAATCTAAATGAGTTAACCCAACTTTTTCTGCCCGACAACCAAATCTCCGGGCCGATACCATCCACTTTCGGAAACCTGACCCAGCTCATGGGTATGGATCTCCATGACAACCAGCTTTTCGGTTCAATCCCTCCATCCCTCGGTAACTTAAGGAACCTCACTGACCTAAGCTTGTTCAATAATCGGTTGTCTGGTCGATTGCCTGCCGAGTTAAACAACATCACAGGTTTGACATCGCTTCTTTTGTCAGACAACTTCTTCTCCGGTGACTTGCCTTCAAACATATGCAAAGGAAGAACCCTACAGTATCTCTCACTGAGCAACAACAGCTTCAGAGGTCAACTTCCCGGGACCTTAAAGAACTGTACGGGATTGATCAGAGTCCGTCTCGAGCAAAACCAACTCACCGGGGATATATCACAACTTCTTGGAGTGTAtccacatctttcttatatggaTTTAAGATTCAATAGGCTGTCAGGTGCACTCCCACCGGACTGGGGAAGATGGGACAATCTCACATTCCTGGCAATCTCAAATAACAACATCACCGGAGCCATTCCACCAGAATTCGGCAATCTAAAAGAACTACGAGAACTGGACCTTTCTTCCAACTACATACAGGGGGAGATTCCAAAGAGCTTGGGCAGGTTACCTCATCTCTACAAGCTGAACCTGAGCTGCAATCGACTCGGCGGAGAGGTACGAATAGAGTTTGGAAGGATGCCCGACCTTGAAATCCTTGATCTATCAGTTAACAGCTTGACAGGAAGAATACCGTCTCAAATAGGCATTTGTCTCAAGCTCCGCTCCCTGAAGCTTAATGGCAACAAGTTCGGCGGAGGAATTCCTGCAGAGATCAGCAGCCTGGAGTACCTTCAAGACGCATTGGACATCAGCCACAACTCACTAACGGGTGAGATACCCTCACAGTTCAGCAAATTTACGATGCTGCAAATTCTGAATCTTTCACATAATAATTTGTCCGGTGGTCTTCCATCTTCACTAAGTGCTATGATCAGCTTATTAATCATTGACGTATCATATAATGAATTGGAGGGGGCTGTGCCTGAGAGCCCAGTCTTCCGGAAAGCTCCGGCGAAGTGGTTTGTCCACAACAAAGGTTTGTGTGGGGTCGTCAAAGGCCTGCCTCCATGTCTTTCTTATACTGCAAGGAAAGATGATGGAAGCAAGCACCACAGAGCAATTATCTCAGCTATCATTGCTTCCGTGGTCGTcttattcatcttacttgtttttcTGGGAGCGTTTTCACTGTTccagaagaccaagaaacattcCATGCCTTCCGAAAATAATGGCAACAAAGAAGGCATGACATTCTGTGTATTTAACTTTGATGGAAGATATGCATACAAGGATATCGTTGCAGCCACGGAGGATTTTAATGAAAAATACTGTATCGGAAGTGGTGCATATGGCAGCGTTTACAGAGCAGAATTAGCAAGCGGGCAGATGCTAGCAGTGAAGAAAATTCATCTGCAGGAAGACGAAACTACATCGAATGAGCAATCCTTTCAAAACGAGATACATACTCTTACTCAAATTCGACATCGAAATATCGTCAAGCTCTACGGATTCTGCTCCTCTGCTCGACACAAGtttctggtgtacgagtacatggagaGAGGAAGTTTGGGATCCCTCCTCAGAAGCGAAGCAGCAGCTGCCGAACTGGACTGGGTGAAGAGGGTGAACATTGTCAAAGATGTGGCTCGTGCTCTGTCCTACATGCATCATGATTGCGATCAGCCCATTGTTCATCGAGATATAACCACCAACAATATTCTGCTCGATTCAGAACTCAAGGCTTGTGTTTCTGACTTCGGTATTGCTCGACTCCTGAAGCCAGATTCATCAAATTGGAGCATGCTTGCCGGCACATATGGTTACTTGGCACCGG AGCTTGCTTATGAGATGAGAGTGACCACCAAATGCGATGTTTACAGTTTCGGAGTGGTCACGCTTGAGTTGCTAATAGGAGGACATGGGGAAGGACTCGTTTCCGTTCTGTCATTGCCTTCGTCGCCGAAAAACACGCTTGTGAAATATGTATTAGACCAGCGTCCATCACTCCCTACGACGGAGGTTGCAGACGAGGTAGCTGCAGTTTTGAGGTTGGCACTTTGCTGCGTGGAACATGACCCAGAGTCACGCCCAACAATGAAGCAGGTCTTTGGAACCCTATCGACTGTCAACACACTGCCGAGTCTCCCTTCTCTCGATGTGCTCAAGCTTTCTGACTTGATGAATGCTAAAATATGA
- the LOC135672139 gene encoding MDIS1-interacting receptor like kinase 2-like encodes MSNLELLDLSRNGLIGRIPYQIGNCMKLHLLKLNNNNLSGSIPFEIGNLVYLQDALDISHNSLTGEIPTQFGKLLMLQNLNLSHNGLTGNLPSTFRDMRSMFIIDVSYNELEGPVPDNKHFQEAPVEWFVHNKGLCGVVKGLPPCASSTANEHHGSKHHTVIILSIVASMVVLLLLLLFVGIALRFLKRKKHRVQAVNNPIKQGTFSVLNFDGKVAYKDIIEATEDFDEKYLIGTGAYGSVYRAELSSGEVLAVKKIHLSEHENTVDEQPFQNEIETLTRIRHRNIVKLYGFCSSPHHKFLVYEYVERGSLGSVLRIEAAAAELDWVKRVNIVKDVARALSYMHHDCVPPIVHRDVTSNNILLDSEFKACVSDFGIARLLNPDTSNWSMLAGTHGYLAPELAYTMRLTTKCDVYSFGVITFELLVGTYPGDIISTLSSSSGQSLFVKDILDQRVSLPVDQVADEVAAALTLAIHCVDINPETRPTMKQIFEKLSAQPSPASLHALKFSDLMTREL; translated from the exons ATGTCCAACCTTGAACTTCTTGATCTGTCGAGAAACGGCTTGATAGGTAGGATACCATATCAGATAGGAAATTGCATGAAACTCCATTTGCTGAAGCTTAACAACAACAACCTCAGCGGAAGCATTCCTTTTGAGATAGGCAATCTGGTGTACCTTCAAGACGCACTCGACATCAGCCATAACTCTTTGACAGGGGAGATACCAACGCAATTCGGTAAATTGTTGATGTTGCAAAATTTGAATCTATCACACAATGGCTTGACGGGTAATCTTCCATCAACTTTTAGGGATATGCGTAGCATGTTCATCATCGATGTCTCATACAATGAATTGGAGGGTCCAGTTCCCGATAACAAGCATTTCCAGGAAGCTCCAGTAGAGTGGTTTGTCCACAACAAAGGTTTGTGTGGGGTTGTCAAAGGTTTGCCTCCATGTGCTTCATCTACTGCAAATGAACACCACGGAAGTAAGCACCACACAGTCATTATCTTATCTATTGTTGCATCTATGGTCGTCTTACTTCTCTTGCTTCTGTTCGTCGGAATTGCTTTGCGATTCCTGAAGAGGAAGAAACACAGAGTGCAAGCTGTCAATAATCCCATCAAACAGGGTACATTCTCTGTATTGAATTTTGATGGAAAAGTTGCATACAAGGATATCATCGAAGCAACAGAAGATTTCGATGAGAAGTACTTGATCGGAACCGGTGCATATGGCAGTGTTTATAGAGCAGAATTATCAAGTGGAGAGGTGCTAGCAGTGAAGAAAATTCACCTGTCCGAACACGAGAACACGGTGGACGAGCAACCCTTTCAGAATGAGATAGAAACTCTTACTCGAATCCGACATCGCAATATTGTCAAACTTTACGGATTCTGCTCCTCTCCTCACCACAAGTTTCTCGTGTACGAGTACGTGGAGAGAGGGAGTTTGGGATCCGTCCTCAGAatcgaagcagcagcagcagaattaGACTGGGTGAAGAGGGTGAATATTGTCAAAGATGTGGCTCGTGCTCTCTCCTACATGCATCATGATTGTGTTCCACCTATCGTTCATCGAGATGTAACCAGCAACAATATTCTACTGGATTCAGAATTCAAGGCTTGTGTTTCTGACTTCGGCATTGCTCGACTCCTGAATCCAGATACCTCAAACTGGAGCATGCTTGCCGGCACGCATGGTTACTTGGCACCAG AGCTCGCTTATACAATGAGACTGACCACCAAATGCGATGTGTATAGTTTTGGGGTGATCACATTCGAGTTGCTAGTGGGAACTTACCCAGGAGATATCATTTCTACCCTATCATCTTCCTCCGGCCAAAGCCTGTTTGTGAAAGATATATTAGACCAGCGTGTATCACTTCCGGTTGACCAAGTTGCAGATGAAGTAGCTGCAGCTTTAACATTGGCGATCCATTGCGTTGACATCAACCCAGAAACTCGCCCGACGATGAAGCAGATCTTTGAAAAGTTATCGGCGCAGCCGAGCCCGGCATCTCTCCATGCATTGAAGTTTTCTGATTTGATGACTCGAGAATTATGA
- the LOC135672140 gene encoding probable leucine-rich repeat receptor-like protein kinase At1g35710, which yields MACQLRRSSLSTTLLLLVFLSPFVVLVRAASVLGFQGRALLHWKSTLRSPQLLASWNVDSSPCNWTGVACNIARNGRLVISEIQLPNMSLAGPLDALNFSAFRSLANLNLSYNQLNGNIPPTISALSNLVSLDLAANRFTGRIPVEIGSVRALQFLNLSQNQISGPIPPSLSNLSRLTDMQLEKNMITDVIPEELGRLRKLTILDLWANQLNGSIPPSLGNLTNLYMLELAQNQLTGFIPRELGHLINLVHFSLSNNSLTGPIPSSVGNQSKLEILYLWMNELSGSMPPEIGKLHQLTNLSLEVNKLSGQIPPSIGISRNLIDLRLSYNHLSGPLPPEMNNITDMQRRSPTDPNAEQQQLPRSHSRNIEELYEPKECSSAS from the exons ATGGCATGTCAACTACGCAGAAGTTCTCTCTCCACCACACTACTCCTACTAGtatttctctctccttttgtTGTTCTTGTAAGAGCAGCTTCCGTGCTGGGGTTCCAAGGGAGAGCTCTACTCCATTGGAAGTCCACACTCCGAAGTCCGCAGTTGCTCGCGTCCTGGAACGTCGACTCCAGTCCATGCAATTGGACTGGGGTTGCATGCAACATCGCACGCAATGGGCGCTTGGTCATCTCCGAGATACAGCTGCCAAATATGAGCTTAGCGGGGCCACTCGATGCTCTTAATTTCTCGGCGTTCCGATCGCTTGCCAATCTCAACCTCAGCTACAACCAGCTGAACGGGAACATTCCCCCTACCATTTCGGCTCTCTCCAACCTCGTATCTCTTGATCTGGCTGCTAACAGGTTCACAGGCAGAATTCCTGTCGAGATTGGTTCCGTGAGGGCGCTTCAGTTCCTAAATCTTAGCCAGAATCAGATAAGTGGTCCTATACCTCCGTCTCTGAGCAACCTTAGTAGGCTTACAGACATGCAACTAGAAAAAAATATGATTACGGATGTCATCCCTGAGGAGTTGGGGAGACTTAGAAAGTTGACCATCCTTGATCTCTGGGCAAACCAACTCAATGGTTCCATCCCTCCTAGTTTAGGAAACTTGACAAACCTCTACATGTTGGAACTCGCTCAAAATCAATTAACGGGATTCATTCCTAGAGAACTAGGACACCTAATAAACCTGGTGCACTTCTCGCTCTCTAATAATAGCCTAACAGGTCCCATCCCTTCATCGGTGGGAAATCAGAGCAAGTTGGAGATCCTTTACCTTTGGATGAATGAATTGTCAGGTTCTATGCCTCCAGAAATTGGAAAGCTGCACCAACTCACTAACTTGTCTCTCGAAGTGAACAAACTCTCAGGCCAAATCCCACCATCAATTGGTATCTCAAGGAACCTCATCGATCTACGCTTATCCTATAACCATTTGTCTGGTCCTTTGCCTCCGGAGATGAACAACATTACAG ATATGCAAAGGAGGAGCCCTACGGATCCTAATGCTGAGCAACAACAGCTTCCAAGGTCCCATTCCCGCAACATTGAAGAATTGTACGAGCCTAAAGAATGTTCGTCTGCATCATAA